A stretch of DNA from Apis cerana isolate GH-2021 linkage group LG8, AcerK_1.0, whole genome shotgun sequence:
GTGTGCTTTTATGCTTTGTTGCGctacgttcttttttttggaacaTTTTGCGTTTAAACACAAAAACGTTTTCCATACGtttgaatgaaaaagttttcgaataaaattcgcaCGAGTTTTGGTAATTGCAACAAGAAACATTTGAGattaatcgattcgatttgGTTCCGTAGATCCAATGCTAAGCAAGACTATGATATTTGGTATGAAAGATGATGAATTTGTATCGTACGTGAGATTGTTAATACGTCCTCGTATTTCCTTTGAATTATAAGGTATCAGATTATATTGCGAAGCGTGCAACGATAGAACCTCATCttgtaatgatatttaatgaaatccaCAAGTAAAGCTTAAAAGATCATAAGTTCATGGAGGAATTACcactaatttttcttataatattaaaatgaaaattcaatggTTCGTGAATGACTacgaataacaataaaaaaaagtttatatttacctaatctttctttttaatttttgaaaaattgtaataaattacgaTTAATACTTTGTACATGTTATCGATCGTCTATCAGAaaccattattaattatttctttttttcaaaacgctttcaaaaaaaaagtttgcatttaaagtgaaatttctttcttcacgTCGTATATCCGcacgaaataatttcaagacaaatacggaataataaaattaagaaaaaatggaacgaACGATTTCTTCAGATGACTTAATTCTTGAGGAGAGTGAGCCAGGAAGTTTGTATACCTGACACGTTGCAATACGAAACCTAGAACACTGTTAATGTCCGCATTTCAAATACCCACCACGTTAATGTCTGAAATGCGTTATAAAAAGTTCTGGAACCAGCGTGGCTATAAAACGAGCATGTTGCCGTTTTATTGGTGAAGGGAGGGAAATCTGCTGGCATATTCGATATTCGAGAGCCGTGAAATGACTTTTGTCGAGGTAGCATTTTACGATCAGACGAAACGCaggaattgatattttatagatataacgtgttgcataaaaattgacattaaactattcgtttcaGGATGatttataacgatttaaatCCTTTCCTACGATGAATACCATATTTAAAATCTGTTTTATCTATctcacgaaataaaattttgtttccaggaaaaaaaaaagaaatggtcAATAACGAATCTCGTTCACGATTGAAAACCTTATCGAATATATGTTGGCACGTTCGTATTGTTATGgccaataacaaatttttacgaGTATTGAAGGAGTCACAGTACATTTctagatatatgtatacgtgtaCACGTCAttacaaaatgtaataaagtTCACGAGATAGTTCCTGCGAGAGAACTGAACCAGCTGCTCCTCGAACTTCAGAACGCATCCCTTGGCACACGTGTGAAAATGTCGATAAGGATTGTCTATTTCTAGGCCGTGTAAGTAAGCAGATCGATACCGTGTCCTCTAAAGCAGATTGTCCAATTCTTGAACGTTCTTCCTCGAAGGATCCCACGAATTTGTCAGATCGTACTgtgtaatatttcttcttcgagTCGAACGAGTGAATTATATCGACTACTAAACTAAATAAGTTTCATCGTTTCCTTGACATCCTTAGCCAGTTAAGGACTTGCTCAGGTGTCCACCGAAGAATCGTCGCATGAATCGCCGTTTCTCTAGAGTGTTTGCAAGAATCGATAAAACGTTTAACCTAAATCTATTCCATTCGTTATCCAAGCTGATTTCGAAACACTGAttccattattattctatCCCATTTCGTAGATAAATTTCTTTGCGATGTCTTTCTAGTGTTCTCTCGAGTTCATAGgttaaaaataggaaaaagttGTTAGTAATGTTGGCTCGATTGATTAAAATCTCTAAGTGATTTAAATCTAACACGTTCAAATTGATCGatgagagaaattttaagcGTCGCGGTGAAAATGCATTAAAAGAGGAAAGGGCAAATTGGCGGCATTGTGCACGGTCGCATACTGAATGGTGGCACACGGACGTGGAACCGGCGTCTTTATTAAGTCAACAACCTGCTTTAGAAATCCGCTGCATTTCGCAGAACAGAATTAAACCCGAAGCGCGATATTCAATGTGATTGCCACTACGtggagaaatattaattggaaCGACGCTGTTATTGCGTCGGAAATAATTTGTGATTAACAATAGCTAGGATTTGATTAAACAATAGGTATTCGTTGAGCACTTACGAGAGATGAAAAACGGTAATCATCGGGATCTAGGATGTTCCTTGAAATTGTGGATCATCCGACCAATCGATACATTGTACCATGCCGTTGATGATCTTGATGATCACTTTGAAAATCTggttaataaaagtaaaaaatgaatcataaatgtattattttttatttaattattaatttattaaaataaatacttcataaaaaaattgcactaacttttttttcattcaaaacgTGAAGTTTTGCCGAAGTTCCGTTTATTCattccatatatatttcattccatttactgaaattccaaaaatatatcacaaatattaaaaatatttaattgtaaagatatttaattgcaaaataaaaaatcactgTAATACTTCCtacatttgtaatatttccgATACGAGAGAGCTTGGTCGCTCAATTTGCCACGAAAACGCGTGAAGCTATGTTTGTATCGAAGAGGCTAGACGGTACAACACCTGACACAGGGTGGTACATTCATCCCCACTAACACATTAATTCACTTCGCTACCCTCAGCAACGCGATTCAAGCctatattagatttttgccattttaattcattaattttgtttaactttCTGAATTAAATGATACACTTATGAAGaacttcaaataaaaatgtggTGAAACTTCTAATACGAATATTTCAAACGTaacgagaaatatttctttgttcgAAACGATTGATTCTATGAGATAAAAATCTActttagtaataatttaaaactcaCCTGTCATATTTTCTCGAactcttcaaatattaatttaatgatcgttacttttttctatttctaatctTCAACTTGAAACGAACCTTTCGAATATcactgaaaattattatattcgtaaatattatacaaatattttaaattccacATATTTTAAAGTCACATTTGAATTGTCagaagataagaaaatataatggcgGAAAGTTTTGGCGCAAAGTGCAAGAAGCGCAACGATATTTGAATGACATTGATacattaagtattattttaaataaagccATCTATAATTATCGTGTATGCTATACGTATagtagtatattataaatttcaaaatgaaataatttaaataataaattaaatattattacaaattataattacctgATTTGAAGAGACGTAAAAGAATAGGAACTGCGATGATCGTTCTTTCGTCTTCCAACTATTCCTGTTTTCATGTAATTAATTCCAATGGTGGCGCTACGTTCGCTTTCGTTAATGGAAACGCTGCTTCATGTAAGTTGTGACACCTCGCGGCCACCGTTAGTGGAGATGTAATATTTTCCGGTAAAGTAGTTTGGTagtttcgtaaaaaattaagtGAACGAAAAGTACgtagaaaatgtaaatttgcaTTAACTTAATCTTCGGTTACATTAATCTATGGCTTAAATCGCTGCTTTGAGCGCGATAAATTTTCGCGAATTGTGTCTATAATCGTCGtgtatattacatatagtaacatacatatattgcaaTAGGGCGCCTCGAAGTGTATTAAAACATTGATCGGTGCAGTGAAAGTGgtagaaaataacgaaatctAATCATTTTTCCATCATGTAGTCAATGCATTGTACTCGGTAGTCTTTTAAGTTCACATTGCTAACCAATGTCTTGTGTTATACACTCACAAGGTTAAAGTGCGTTGATTCATAGTTGTTGTTTTCCTCTGGAATTAGTAGAAAAAATGAGTGGAGATATGTTTGACGGAAAAGATTATCCAACCCAATGGGCATTAAATCCTTCAGCTTATCAAAATATGAGTAATGATCAAGGTAAATggtataaaaagtatttcagCATTGCGATTCATTTCTTACCATGAttgtataacatttatttgtcATACAAAACTTTTGACCACCATTCAGTCGATTGGGCAGCATTAGCTCAACAATGGATCAAAATGAAAGAAACTGTAGTTCCACCGGCACCACCTCCACCTACTATTAATCCTATATGCTCTGGGAACGATGGTAGCGGAGAAGCACCAATGGATATGGATACAAAAGAAGATGATGTACCACCAGCACCACCTGCACCAACAATTAGTGGATCAGGTAGTATAAGAAAATTGAGatccgataaaattaataataagtaaattttaatttttttaattatatttataatcgaatataatataaaagtgattttttcaatttttgtaattgattcataatgataataacaataatgtatttattgtgcgtaaataatatcattcaaatattgttcaattaaaaaaaaaataatattcatatatttgattttttattttatttataaatataatttgtagacTTATTTGATGGTGATTTAAACTATATCCGAAATATCCCTTCATGATATATCTTGTTTAATAATAGCTGAAGCATGGAATCAGTGGAATCAGTGGGGCCATTGGAATACTTCAGGTTCTGGTGCAGGTACATGGGAATGGACTGGTGTACCTCCCCCAGGTGTTTCTATAGGTTCTGATGGAAAACCTATGGGAATTCCAACAGTACCTGTTATCCCACCTGCTCCAACTATATCTACAACATCAGAATTTAGTGTGCCACCACCAGCAACACCATCTTTGTATTCTTATAATTCAGTACCTCCGACACAACCTTATAGTCAggttaaaattgtatttctaatataacatAGAGcaccaaaaaaatattcctatatTTTCCCTTTTATTTAGACTTAGTAAAACAGAATTGTgtgtaaaattatgatattatttttttaaaaaaaggtgtattgtaaaattgaaaagagaaaatattgtttgatatattgtagtttgaattattgaattgaactTACAGTTTGATTTCTACTCATTTCtccttaattataaatcataaaatatcatataatagagaaatatattgtataattaaaaaggattgatatttttgaaacggTATAAAAAcatggattaaaaattaaagataataagtATCTCATATTTAGGTGACTAATTATTGGTCCGGAGAACCACCTACCGCCATACCTCCTCAACCACCCCCTTTTATGAAAGGAATCAGACATGCAAATAGAGCACCACATATGAGACCAATGGATACTGTAAGATGTCGAGAAGACAGGGAAAAGACACCTGAGGAGGATACAACGACAACCATAGGTAAGTACAAAAGggatagtttttaaaataattgtgacTGAATGTACTAATACTTCTTATACATAACATAATGGATAAtgcaatgtaattatattatgattattgttaattacaaAGACATACAATGactcataatattattataatttgacatTAATCTGATCACAATactttaatcgattaattgtaCATTATATTGTACATTGAATATTTCCTCCAACTCGTGTTTGTCAAATAACATTTACGATAACATCTTACTAGCCCGTGATTAAATGTACATACGATGaggatatttttactttagacGCGGCAAAACGTAGACAATTGCCAGCATGGATTAGGGAGGGTttagaaaaaatggaaaaagaaaaacagaaagCTGTTGAAAGGGAAAGGCAAGAAATACTAAGGAAACAAGAGTTAGAAGCCCGAAAGCAAGCCGAGGATGAAGCTCGGGCTGTACTGAATCCTTGTAAAAGCAAATTTGTAGGTGTCCAAATGCATGCATTAATTGCGTGCTTCGCAAATAAAACTATGttaaataatcttgaaaaacaTTCGTTATTTCATGTTCTCGTTACTTTTTTCAAATGCAGGATTCTGATTCCGAGAAGGAAATTGAACAAGATCTTGATGATGGGGTACATAATCAGCAGGtgactgaaaaaaatttcgaacgtaCTCCAGACATTCTTCTTCGTCCACGGAAATCACGATTTCGAGACGCAGACTCGCCAGATCCACATACGCACGCGGATAGAAGTCCAACCACGTCTAACGCGACCATACCTACGCCGAAACGGTCGAGAGAAGAGATACTGCAGGATGTGGTGAATATTATCCCGATCAAATTCATCGTTAATCGCAGATTTTACGATATTACAGATTTGCTTCGGTATAGATGTTAAAGGTGCGGAGATCGTTGACTGAAATCCTTCTGGAGGTAACGAACGAAGAAATCGGTGCTATATGCAGAGAGGTTTGGAGCCGCGCACGTGCCAAAGGTACCCCAGATACACACGATACAACtaacaaattgatatttcatatttcgctCACCAGTGCACAGAATCTGATTCATACGAGTCTTGTGCAGTGTTGCGGTGAATTTTATTTGCCCATTTGTGTAATATAAgcttttaaacattaaacaaaGATTGTTCAATTCATAGAGTTAATTATTCGATGATTTCAGGATATCCTACTTTATTTTTCCAGGATTTTGTATACACGTACCATaagtgatattatttttttttctctaagtagtattataaaacaaaaaaaaaaaaaaaaacgaaaaaacgaaaaagaaaccaTATCACCCAGTTTTATTAACtataaactttcaatttttacataataattagtttaataattcttttttatcgaatcgtttttttttattatttatcaaaaatttaaaagttatattaattcaCAGGATAAATCGTTcgtgaaaaaaggaagaaaaagtggcgaaaaaaatatataagattcgataattttacatttaagaaaaaaaaaacgcgtaAAGggcaaatatttatcttaacaaattttttatatccacTTCTCGAtcggtttaattaattattgattaattggaTCACGTAATTATTATCACGAAAACGCGATTACATATTGTGGATATGAGAAAGTcacatgaaattaattttatttttctcttcaataTATGTTTActtgctttatatatatatatagtagttatcagaataatattttaacatttaacaaaACGGTCCTACCCATTATCTGTTTTCATTGATAATCTCATTCATACTCTTACCTTACGGCTCTGCACGTAAACTGATCGTTGATATATTCCTCTACTAACGTCATTTctttacaaaagaaatttcagTTTCGTACAATATCTAAAAGGATTGCTATTAAAGATTTCTTAAGGTATATGAGGATTGATGGCAGGATCGACTCTCCTTGTGATATCGGTGATCAGTACCATTTAATTTTGGGGGGTATCCTGATGATAGCACTTAGCCATTGGTACTAAATGCGTGTGTATTGTAAGTCCCTGCAGGAGAGATCCCCGTCGCATCCCTCAACAACATGGCCCCTCTTGCTCAGATCACTCGCAAACTTGGTAAGTTTCTAAATTATTGCAATCTTCAACGCACGGTCATCCTAGGAACCGGTCGTGTATACGcagttatttctataaaaataaataaataaaataaataaataaaaataagtgaataaaaatttaaaaaatgcgtTCGTGCATTGTACCACTCTTTGTAGCCATGCTCGCTTATAACTTCTCTCGTGAAAACGAAGATGTCTTTCAGgacatttttcaattgtagCGGCAGCATATTTAGTGGTCGAGCGTATGTCTTTATTATGAcgaaaaaacttattataggCGCAgaacaagaataatatattttttgtgtcGTATAGGTCTGGGCATCTATGGCGACAGCAACAGCGAATCCGAGGAGGAGCAAAACGAACACGTACAGACACAGAACAACGATAGCGATGAAGAACTCATAGTATGTCTCCctttggaattattatttcttggaaatagTATAGATAGGTTTAACAATAGGAAGGGTAAGGGACGTGgttattattcgtaatatCGTTATACAGGAAATGGTGAAACGGCGGCAACAAGCGTTCAAAAAGACGGAGGAGGAAATCGAGGCGCGTTTGGCCGAGGAGGATGAGAGGGAAGAGCAACGTTACGACGAGCAGTATAATAAACAACAGGAAAATCATACTGGTAATACAAGCTGCAAAGACTCAGGTatgtttcgaaatataataaaactaagtCGTTATTACATGATTAAGCGTAACTCCGTAACATCACTACTTTAGttgatgaaaaagaaacggtAAATAATCAAAGAGAAGCGTCTGAAACTTTGTCGAGCGGCGGACAAAGTCCACAGCAACAAATAGCGCCGCCTGATATGGCAAAGACCAATACTCCATCGGGATCAGCCGATTCCGAATCTAGCAGTTCCGAGACTACGACCTCTTCCTCGAGTCATAACTCGGtgaagaagaaacgatcgaACAAAGATCGCGATCGTGAATATCGAAAGAGGAAATCAAAGAGTAGAAGTAAATCCAGAGGCAGAAAGTCTCGGTCCCGTTCTTCCGAGCGTGGGCACAAACGCAAATCCAGATCTAGATCGCTAAAGTCTCGTAAAGAGTATCGTTCAAGGTCTTCGAGCAATTATAGGTCCAGTAAGAAGCATAGATCGAGATCGAGAAATCGAAAACGGCGTAGATCTCGCTCGAGGAGCTGTCGTAGATCTAGATCCAGCTCGGCCACCAGGAAATGGTCGCGATCGCGTTCcaggggaaaaaggaaatcaCGTTCTCATTCGAGAGGTAGAAGAAGAAGTCGATCCTATTCTACTAGACGGAGTAAATCCCGTGCAAGGGATAAACGACGATCACGATCCAGATCCAGGGCTAGAGACAGATCTCGAACACGCTCGAAGGAACGTAAACGTTCGCAATCTTACGTTTCCAGGAGTAAGAGACGGACACGATCTAGATCTAGGGATCATAGAAAATCACGATCGAGATCAAGGCAGTCGAATCATCGGGACGGTAAGAAATCGTCGTCGCATCGGTACAGGAATTGAACCTGACCAACTTCTAGCCAAggttgtatatacatattcataattaagtaacttttcgagatattcgtacgaaattaaaaaaaaaagaaaaaaaaaaaaaaaagaaagaaaaaaaaaggaataaaaaagagaaagataaagacGCATCTTTTGTCCAtagataatgttaaaaaaaaatattaccggAAATGTAAAGATTTTCAATTGTGATTGTCCATTTGAAATTTCTCAGCTAAGCGCGCGTTAGTGATATCGAATATCGATTAGGTCATTTCTTCCCAGTTTTATTAAGCTCATTCGAAgagtatattatatctttaactataatatatatatatatagaataccTCCGGACAGTTTGTAATTATTTCGCTCTATCAGTCAGATTTTTAACTGTAgcgttatttcaatatataaagagtaatttatccttttttttttttaatttttttttttttttttttgtatttaattccCACACAATTCATTGCTATGGAAAGTACTCAGACACATGTATGTCAGCGAAGTTTTTTCATTCACGATTCCCGATATCATTATTTTGTAATGATGTATCCATTTTATACAAACAAACATTAACCTGCATTTCGAGAAATCGTATAGATTAGCGCGAACTTCCGTCTAAAACATGTCGGACGTCGATTTATTTCCTACGAGTAAATATCGAATCGTTATTACTAATCTCACACAAGCTTGGTTGCATCATAcatacatgatatatatatatgaaattaattcagGTGCAAACGAGTTTTAACTTAATCAATACATTCGAGAATAAATACGCGTAGATATCACGACCCTTTGAATCTTTCGTTGTTTCCTTAGAATCGCGAGTCTTCTTCATTTATGTATCGAGTGGCATTTGTTAATCTCGAATCagtgaaaaagtaaaaaaaaaaaaaaactgttaaaactttaaaaatcgcGATGCATATATACTGTTGATTCAGTTACATGTATTGATACATACGTTCGACATATACGTTAAACCGATGATTTCAATGTATTGTAAGTGTACGGGCCTTACATACATATTGCTATGATAAGTGTAACGagtcatttttaattgaaataaataaaataaaaaaaaaaaaaaaaagaaaagaaaaagaaaagaaagagaaagaaaagaaatatacatgaaaaaaaaatggaaatattctcACCtgtgtaaaatttcattttttctttgtgtttggttcacttttttttttttttttaattcttttccctTCACATGTGCGGCGTAGTGTGCAGCGTAAGAGAAGATAAATGTGCtcttttattgcattattataatttatttcatataaacatTTGATacagttttaaaatttcatttcgtagaGCTTAGTATTTAGTAGTTTAGTGTTAATAAGTAATTAGGTTCTATAGAATAATATCGGAGATAAATTGGATGGAGTGATCGAGGAGAGTTTCAAAGTTTGGTTTGGCATGATTATCGTGTTCACTTTGATACATTCGGATATATAAAAGAACATCTGCAGAACAGAATGCAACGTGTTTTCTTCTGCCAGAGGACGAGGCTTTTTGAGATACGTATCTATCGAAAATGacttagatattttattctgttttattttattttcttttattctcttttccttttaaattccatttaaagCCCAAGGGTTAATCGAGTTAAATTTACAAGTAACGAGATATCTGCAAAGTGTAAATTTTGCCTCTTTTCATTGAGCAAATTTTAGATCTTAAAAAGTTGATAtgtaacgatattttttaactctataatttttatcttcttttttaatctcatttcgaaattttcgaaaaaagaggatcgaatcgatatttatcttatatatatgtatatatatatatatttatatttatatttattttaattctcttctcGATATGTGCTAtagtattttcttaattttttttttttcttttttcctttttacatCGTAAGAAATCAACAAATATTGGTCTCATACTGATCTGTGATAGTCCTCTCGATCGAAACAGGCACACAGGTGATACTTATTGATCGCGATCGAACGTTCTTTCGCATTCgatctgaaatataataataagggaacgataaaaatttccacatTTTGTACGATCAAACCCGATAGAACGACGATTGAATTGCATGTTGTCTGCAGATACCGGTCGCTATAAAATAAGGTACGTATTTTGATCTATGTGGATAACTATGGGGGAgaatcgtttatatatatatatatcgactaAATCTTATCTATGCTTGTTAGAAGATATCTTACTTTAAATATACAGTAAATATACATGTGCGCTTAAATTGTCAGAATATTCTCACTACTCTATCCAAATAAGAAGGGGTCGAAGGCCAGGCGTCAATCCTCGAAtcgcataaattttaaatcgactgttgtgtttttttttctttttttttttttttttgaaattgaaaaaaataccaGAAAAGCAGAATTTCTGATCGCACCTCCTACTCGATAAAATAGAACGTATACTCTAAATACTCTAAATATTCGCAAGTTCGTCGAGATATCATCGACAGACAGATTCGGATAAAGATGGACACGGTGTAAATCGTTTATCTCGATTCGAGGATCGACGAATGATCGTTCAGGATTGTTAACGCGGGTTTAATGTATAGATACATGTGTACAGTGGAGAGGTAATTCGTTTACCAAGCAAGATTGTCGGCAAAGGGTTGCGTCGtgagaatattattacaacCTAGGCATAAGtagatatatcattaattcgcTTTATATATGGACTAGACTCAAGTACTTATTCAATAGTAGATCTTCATACGAATATTGCAAAGAAACGTAGTTTCAAGCTGTTACGGTCGAAGATGTGAATTTACAGTGTGGATCCTCGCGGAGACTCGTTACCGACACTGTTTCCTTCGTTTTCTATCCTCGATGATATTCACGATTTTCATCTCGaagggaaaatttaaaaattgacgcGTCTAGTAACGATCTCCTCTTATTGTCGATgctttcttctctttaattctcttaaattcGCCTCCAACCAAACACCAGAATTGGGATTCGCCCTCGccttggaaataattatacgaTGACGGACGGGTCGGTAACGAGTGTTCGAGGAATCGCGAATTTCGTCCTATGTCGCGAAAAGCCGATCAACGGACTGGATG
This window harbors:
- the LOC107993369 gene encoding arginine/serine-rich protein PNISR translates to MSGDMFDGKDYPTQWALNPSAYQNMSNDQVDWAALAQQWIKMKETVVPPAPPPPTINPICSGNDGSGEAPMDMDTKEDDVPPAPPAPTISGSAEAWNQWNQWGHWNTSGSGAGTWEWTGVPPPGVSIGSDGKPMGIPTVPVIPPAPTISTTSEFSVPPPATPSLYSYNSVPPTQPYSQVTNYWSGEPPTAIPPQPPPFMKGIRHANRAPHMRPMDTVRCREDREKTPEEDTTTTIDAAKRRQLPAWIREGLEKMEKEKQKAVERERQEILRKQELEARKQAEDEARAVLNPCKSKFDSDSEKEIEQDLDDGVHNQQVTEKNFERTPDILLRPRKSRFRDADSPDPHTHADRSPTTSNATIPTPKRSREEILQDVMLKVRRSLTEILLEVTNEEIGAICREVWSRARAKVPAGEIPVASLNNMAPLAQITRKLGLGIYGDSNSESEEEQNEHVQTQNNDSDEELIEMVKRRQQAFKKTEEEIEARLAEEDEREEQRYDEQYNKQQENHTGNTSCKDSVDEKETVNNQREASETLSSGGQSPQQQIAPPDMAKTNTPSGSADSESSSSETTTSSSSHNSVKKKRSNKDRDREYRKRKSKSRSKSRGRKSRSRSSERGHKRKSRSRSLKSRKEYRSRSSSNYRSSKKHRSRSRNRKRRRSRSRSCRRSRSSSATRKWSRSRSRGKRKSRSHSRGRRRSRSYSTRRSKSRARDKRRSRSRSRARDRSRTRSKERKRSQSYVSRSKRRTRSRSRDHRKSRSRSRQSNHRDGKKSSSHRYRN